The segment TCTCCTAATAAACTTCCTTATAAAACCCATATGGGTGCGTATATTAATGTAAAAGGTCGTAAGTCTGATTATTGTGGCTATTACGTACACCTTCAGCCCGGTAAATCGTTCTTGGGAGGAGGTAGTATTGGTCTGCCTACCAAAAGACTAACTCGAATAAGAGAACAGATCATGGAACGTATAGATGAATACATAGATATCGTAGAAGACCCTAAGTTTAAGAAGTACTTTCCTATTATTGGTATGGATTTCTTGAAGACCGCCCCAAAAGGATTCTCAAAAGATTACAAGTATATTGATTATCTGCGTTGTAAGGAGTATATTTGTTCATACGATGTTACCGATGATTTCTTTTTAAACCCTTCTTGTTTAGATGAAATAGGAGAGGTCTTTCAGCAAAATAAGCGTTTTGCAGACTTTATTAACTCGGCATTAGGATATTAAAACTCTAGATAAATGAAAAAACAAACCCTTCCAATTATACAGAATGACCCATGGTTAAAACCATACGAGAGTGCAATTGTGGGTAGGCACGAAGCAGTGCTATCCAAGGAAAAAGACTTAACAAATGATGGAGCATTTTCATTAAGTGATTTTGCTACAGGCTATCTCTATTTTGGGCTGCATCAAACTAAAGAGGGGTGGGTAATAAGAGAGTGGGCTCCCAATGCTACCTCTCTCTTTTTAATAGGAACCTTTTCGTTTTGGACAGAACAATCGGAATATCAGTTTCAGAGAAAAGAAAATGGAGTATGGGAGTTGAATATTCCTCAGGGAGTATTGGTGCATGGAGAAATCTATAAATTAAAAGTTTATTGGAATGGGGGGAGTGGAGAGCGTATTCCCGCTTGGGCAACAAGAGTAGTGCAAGATCCTTCAACCAATATATTTTCGGCTCAGGTATGGAGTCCTGAACAGCCCTATAAATTCAAACATAAAAATTTTGTACCCCAACGAGATCCATTGTTAATCTATGAGTGCCACATTGGTATGGCACAAGAAGAAGAAAAAGTGGGTACGTATAAAGAATTTCAAGAAAACGTTCTACCTCGAATCGTTGATGCTGGCTACAATTGTATTCAGATTATGGCTATTCAAGAACATCCTTATTATGGTAGTTTTGGATATCATGTATCTAGCTTCTTTGCTGCATCATCTCGCTTTGGTACTCCCGAAGAGTTGAAAGAACTGATAGATACGGCTCACGGAATGGGTGTTTCGGTTATCATGGATTTGGTTCATTCTCATGCTGCTAAAAATGAAGTAGAAGGATTGGGGAATTTTGCAGGAGATCCTAATCAGTATTTTTATGCTGGTGAAAGACGAGAACACAAACAATGGGATTCATTGTGTTTTGACTATGGCAAGAATGAAGTGCTTCATTTCTTACTATCCAATTGTAAATATTGGTTGGAAGAGTATAACTTTGACGGATTCCGATTTGATGGCGTAACCTCTATGTTGTACTATAGCCACGGAATGGGTGAATCATTCACAAATTATAGCGATTATTATAATGGATACCAAGATGATAATGCCATCGTGTACTTAACCTTAGCCAATGAATTAATACATGATGTAAAAAAGAAGGCCTTTACTGTTGCTGAAGAAGTCTCGGGTATGCCTGGACTAGCTCTTCCCTTCAAGAGTGGAGGGTATGGTTTTGATTATCGTATGGCAATGAACATTCCTGATTATTGGATTAAGTTGATAAAAGATCATATTGATGAAGATTGGAAGCCTTCTTCCATGTTCTGGGAAGTTACAAATCGAAGAAAAGACGAGAAAACAATCTCTTATGCCGAAAGTCATGATCAGGCTTTGGTAGGAGACAAAACGATTATATTTAGATTAATAGATTCTGATATGTATTGGCATATGCAGAAGGGAGATGAAAACTATCGTGTGAATAGAGGATTGGCTCTTCATAAGATGATTCGCTTACTTACTGCATCCACTATGAATGGAGGGTATTTAAACTTTATGGGGAATGAGTTTGGACACCCAGAGTGGATTGATTTTCCTCGAGAAGGGAATGGATGGTCTCATAAATATGCCCGTCGTCAATGGAGTTTGGTAGATAATAAGAACTTAAATTTTCACCATTTAGCTGATTTTGGAAAAGCAATGCTTGCTCTATTTGCTGAGCGACCAAAGTTTCAAGATTTAGAGACAGAAGAAATATGGCATAATGATGGTGATCAGATTTTAGCTTATCAAAGAGGTGATTTGCTTTTTGTCTTTAACTTCAATCCAGTACAATCTTTTACAGATTATGGTTTCTTGGTAGAACCTGGTAAATATAAGGTGGTACTAAATACGGATAGTAAAAGCCTAGGAGGGTTTGGCTTTTCAGATGACAATATAGATCACTTCACTCATGGCGATCCTCTTTACAAAAAAGAAAATAAAGAGTGGTTAAAGTTGTATATACCTGCTCGCTCGGCTGTAGTATTAAAGAGAAGTAAGTAATCTTATTGTTTTAATCTTAAATACGAATGACATAAAGTTTAAGTTTTTATTGGTAAGCTGCTTTTTATTAGTAGCTACGATGCTTTTTGCCCAGACAGGATATCAAAAATCAACCATACCTAGTTTGCCCAATGAAAAATGGTGGGGTGGATTAGTTGCTTTAGGTTCACAGATGCCCTTTGCCTCCGATACAGAGAAGTACGACTTAGCTACGCAAAATTTCAATAATCAAGTAGTGCCTTTGTTTGTTTCTTCGCAAGGTCGATATATTTGGAGTAACCATCCTTTTACTTTCCAATTCAAAAGTGATACTCTATTAATAGAGTCTTCTTATGAAAAAATAGAACCAATTGAGGCAGGCACAACTCTTAAAGAGGCTTATCTGAAAGCTAGTCAAAAGCATTTTCCTGCGTCAGAAGTACTTCCAGATGCCCTTTTCTTTTCTAAGCCACAATACAATACTTGGATTGAACTCATGTACAATCAAAATCAGAAAGATGTATTAGAATATGCCAATCAGATAATTGCAAATAAGTTTCCTACAGGAATATTAATGATAGATGATAATTGGCAGAAATATTATGGCAACTTCGATTTTAAACCCGAGAAATTTCCTACCCCAAAGAAGATGATTGAAGAGTTGCATGCTAAGGACTTCAAAGTAATGCTTTGGGTTTGTCCTTTTGTATCTCCAGACAGTCCAGAATTTAGAGAGCTATCAGCTAAGGACCTCTTGATAAAAGAGAAGGGCAGCGGTAACCCTGCACTTATTCATTGGTGGAATGGCTTCAGTGCTTGTTATGATATGACAAATTCAGAGGCGGTGAAACATATCAAGAGTCAGCTAGATAAACTTTGTGCAGAATATGGTATCGATGGTTTCAAGTTTGATGCTGGAGATGTTGCCTATATGACAGGTGATTATGAGTTTTATGACCCTAAAGCAACCCCAACTATCTTTTCACAAAAATGGGCAGAGTTAGGATTGCAATACTCTTTTAATGAGCTGAGAACTTCATGGCAATTGGGTGGCCAAGCTTTGGTTCAACGTTTAGGGGACAAGGATTATTCGTGGCAAGCTTCTAGCTTACTTATCCCCGATATGATTACAGCAGGATTGTTAGGATATCCCTATACTTGTCCAGATATGATAGGTGGAGGTCAGTTTGGTTCTTTTCTTAATATAGACTCAGATAGTTTTGACCAAGAGTTGATTGTTCGCTCGTGTCAACTTCATGCTTTGATGCCGATGATGCAGTTTTCTGTAGCACCCTGGAGGATATTAGATGCTGATCATTTAGCTATTTGTGCTGAGTTTGCTCATCTTCATGAGCAGTTTGGTGTGTATATCTTAGAAACCGCCAAACAATCTGCTCAGACCGGAGAACCTATTTTGCGTAATATGGAATATACCTATCCTCATGAAGGTTTCATTGACTGTAAAGATCAGTTTATGCTAGGTGATAAATATTTGGTTGCACCGATGATTCATAAAGGCGATGAGCGAAGCGTAAAGCTTCCTAAAGGAGTCTGGAAAGATGATTTAGGGAAAGTGTTTAAAGGCCCCAAAATGATTAAAACAAGAGTCCCTATTAATCGCTTACCTTATTATACTAAGTTGAAGTGAAAATAAATAAAGGCCAAAGATGATCAGAATCTTTGGCCTTTCTATTTTATAGGAATAGAATATTATGGGGTTCTTTATAAATGAGTAGAAATTCCCTCTTCAATCCATTGTAACTTTTCTCTGCGAGTTTTTTTGCGGATGGCATAGTTGTTCTTCCAGTTCTCTGCTGTAACATAGCCTCTTTTATGCTCTAGGTGGACGCATATAGCTGAATAGCGAATCTGTTTGCTCTTAATACCAAGATTGAACAGACGTTCTCCCAACTCTCTATCTAATCCTCCATATTTCATTTTCTCATTGAATCCATTGATTTTTACAATATCTTCCTTCCATCCCGAAGAGTTGTGTCCATTCCAACTTGCATTGGCAGGAGTAATAGAATTAAGGAAGTTTTTGAGTTTAGGGTATTTAAGACTTAACTTTAAATCCTTGAAGAAGCGTCTAGGCTGTCCTAAAGATCTCATATAATCAATATCAAAACATCTTTGCGTTGAGATATCTTCTAATTGTATCTTGTGGGCCACATCCAATGTAGTGCGATACATACCACCAGATAAGAAGTATCCTTTTTCTGCGTATTTAGCATGCACCTCTAAAAAGTCTGCTCTAGGAATACAATCTCCATCTGTTAATAAGAGGTAGTTACCTTTACTTGCAATGATTGCCTTATTCAGAATTGTGCATTTCCTAAAACCCTCATCGGTATGCCAAATGTGTTGGATGGGGTATGATACAATCTTTTTATATCGCTCTATAAGTTTGATAGTTTCATCGCTTGAGCCATCATCTGCGATAACTACTTCAAAATCCTTGAAATTCTGGTGGTTATAGCCTACGAGAACCCTCTCAAGCCACGCAGGTTGATTATAGGTTGTAATTATAACCGAAATAAAAAATGGAGGTTGAACCATCTGTGTGTTGAATAATATGTCTATATATCAGGATTAAATAATTAATATCTTGGCATTATTTTGAATAAGAACAATGCAAATAAACTAATTAAGATTGCAAAGGTAACTAAAGCAATCAAAAAGAAAAAGCCAATCTTCACAAAACGTTTTGCACGGTGTGCATAAAAGTGGCTTGCTTCTTTATTTCCATATAAGAATAGCGGAGTTACTTTGGCAGCATAAAAGAGGGCTGCCAAGCCTAAAGGTGGTAGTATGAGGCTTAATAGTATCGCTTCCTGAAGCCATGTTTTTGGATATTTCTTTATTTGTTCCATATCTCTTTACTCCTTTATCCTAGAATAATTTAAAAAGGCTAGAAATCAATATTGGACGGAATATTAACCCTAGTATAATTCCTATAATAACAAATCTTTGCGCTTTTTTAGAATAATATTCTGCTTGAGACAAATCTCCCTTTAGGTAGTTATCATCTACTTTGGATGCATAATAGGTTGCAATAGCTCCAAATGGATAAGAAAAAACGAAGAAAGTAATGAGTGAGGAGAGTAGCCAAGATTTGGGTGGATTGAATCGGGTAGATCCAACTTTACCTGAAGGGTCTAATATCGATTTTAATTCAGAAACCTCAGATGCAGCTGTCCAGCTTGGTAAGCTTTTGTTCCATACCATCGTTTCTGGAGTTACTACTCCTTTGAGCTGCTCTATTGTAAAGGGCCCTTGGCGTTCATTATCATTAATTGCAATGTAATATTTCTCTTCCATACTGTATTGCAGTTTTCTTTTTTATAAAGAAACAACAAATTATTCTAAGTTTGTAATCTTTGTAAAGGAAAATCACGAAAAGCTTCTTATTTGTAAATAAGTTTTAATATTTTACTGCTATAAGGTTTCAATTGTGTGCGTATTGGTCGTTCTGGTGTAAATGTTATCACCTCTTTCTTTTGTGTCAATAATTCGATAGAATCAATTCTATTTTTAGGACTGAGCTTAAAATACTCAAAAGCATGGCTAGGTATATTGGTTTCTATATTTCGGGTTTCCGAATCGAAGTTGACAATAATAAAGAGTATTTCATTCTCATGTTTTCTGAGGAAAGCATATTGTTTGTCAGGATTGAAGTTATTAGATCTTGTATTGACATACATCAAATCAAAGAATAGTCCTTGTGTTATGGCTTGTTCTGTCTTTGCTATATTGAGTATCTTTTTATAAAACTCATAGAGGTTAATTTCTTTATCTGATAACTTTGTAAAGTTACACTTGCCTTTGTTATACCATCGTCTTATGGTATCTACCGACCAATAATCGAATATGCTAGTACGACCATCTAATCCACTAAATCCTTCTTGATTCATTCCTGACTCGCCAAACTCTTGTCCAAAGTAAATCATCATAGGGCAAGTGTTCAGGCAGGCAGATATTGTCATTGCTGGAATAGCTTTATTGGGGTCTGCTGCAAAAAAAGAAGATGCTATACGTTGTTCATCGTGATTCTCTAAGAAGTTGAGCATACGAGTTTGGAGGTCATCTAAGCTTTGCCAATTTGATGTTATTTGTGATGCTGGAGCATGCCCTTGAATTATTGATTTTAGGGTGTCATACAGTCCCACTTTGTCGTATAGATAGTCAAACTGACCTCTATACAAGTATCTTTTATATTGATTTGGGTTATAAGCTTCTGCTATAAATAGGATATGAGGGTGGTTTTCTTTTACAATGGGGATAGCCCATTCCCAAAAGTCGACAGGAACCATTTCTACCATATCACAACGAAAGGCATCAATCCCTTTTTGCGCCCAAAACAGTAAGATGTCCTTCATCTTGAACCAGGTATCGGGTATGGGGTCAAAATGCTTAGCCATCGCATTTTGATAATCTACTCCATAGTTTAGTTTTATTGTTTCATACCAGTCGATGCGAGAAGGAGAAGCTGTAAACTGATCATTTCCGGTGGCTTTAGCTGGATATTCATGATATCTATCGAAGCCTTGAGCATTCAAATCGAAATGAGGATTGAATTCAGCTTGAGGAATATAATAGAAGTTATTATAGGGAGAGAATGAACGAGATGGATCATCTCTATCGCCTAGTCCTATTGTTCCTGGAGTTTGCTGATCAGAGTGATATTGTCTGGCTACATGATTGGGGACAAAGTCTATAATCACCTTTAGTCCATTCTTATGACTCCTTTTTATTAAGTCTTCAAATTCTGCCATACGTTCATTCACCTGAGTAGCTAGTGCTGGAGCAATATCATAATAATCTTTGATTGCATAAGGAGAACCAGCTTTGCCTTTTACAATAGCAGGGTGATCGGGTAATATACCAAATTCGCTAAAATCTGTTTGTGTAGCATGCTCAATTACTCCTGTGTACCATATATAATTGGCGCCAAGAGCTTGAATTTGTTGCAAGGCTTTGTCCGTAAAGTCATTTAACTTGCCGCAACCATTCTCTTGCAAGTCTCCATTTGGCGTTGGGTTTTTAACTTGATTCCCGAATAAACGAGGAAGGACTTGATAGATAATAATTTTTTCTTTTTGCATAATTGTAACTAGTATGAAGCCTTTGTTTGTTTATTTCCAAACTTTTCCCGACTCCTCTAAGCGGCCATGTAAAACGTCTATAGCAACGTTATAGCCTTGTGTAAATATCTCTTTCGCCTTATCCAACTCTGTATTGCTATAATCATGAAGATTGTAGGGCTCAATAAGAAGGTCTGCTTTTTTTCTATCATTCATCGTGTTTGCTTGAAACATAAAGTTGTAAGAACGAAAAGCAATTGCTAATATATTCTTTTTATACTCTTTTGCAATGAGAGGGTTAACATTTATTGCGACTACCTTTTCGCACTCTTTGCGAATGGTAGATACGGGTAGATTCATAAACAGCCCTCCATCTACATAAAAAGTATCCCCAATTTTTACGGGGGAGAATAATACGGGCATACAGCATGATGCAGCTACTCGTTCTGCCAAAGGACCTTGATTAAAATGAACCATTCTACCTTTATCTAAATCTGTAGCTGTAATAATAAAAGGTAGTTGAAGATCTTCTATGTTTTTTGCTTTTAAGTTACTTTCTAAAAAATCAATAAATTCCTGAAGATCAAACAATCCCATTTTAGGAATGATAAACTTGGTTAGATCAAAAAACTTATGTCCTGAAAAAAAATCTAATACCTTATACGGTTCATTACCATCTGCATAAAAAACTCCTGCTAAAGCACCTGCACTTACTCCCGAAATAATATCTGGACGAATATCGTGCTCCAAAAGTGCTTGCATAACTCCTAGGTGAGCGAATCCTTTGATAAAGCCACCACTAAGAGCATAGCCTATATTGTATTTTTTTTCATTTGCCATTTAGTACAATTTTACTCGATTTTTTGAATGTCACGAAATTAGTAAATAATCGGATTGGTTATTTTAATTTTAGTCTATTTTAATACTCCTCCAAATTTGTAGAAAAATAAACTTGGATTAAGATACTCAATTTTTACTTAGGTTTATTGGTTTTGGTTCACAGAAGTGACTTGTCATAATATATGACCACTTTAAAGGAGTGTTATTTGAAGAAAAGATTGATTAATCTCGTCCATTAGCTGTATGAAAGGTAAAGGTTTAAAAAAGTGCTTGGAGGAATTTTAAGCAAATGGACTATTTTGACACCGACATGATGATGACATGACACCGACATGTTACTATCTTAACCCTGATAAAGCATTGTTTTGCCTTAGTCGTGAAATAGAGTAAACCAAGAGATACTTGATTGGTTTAAGAATAAAAAAAGTGCTGATCCACTTTTTATGTAAATCAGCACTTCGCTTATTGTAAATAAAAATAACTATTATTAGATACCTTTGGCAGATACAGCTTTGTCTATTTTACGAATTAGACCTTGAAGAACTGCTCCTGGTCCACATTCAATAAACTCTGTTGCACCATCGGCAATCATATTTTGTACAGATTGAGTCCAACGTACAGAAGAAGTTAGCTGAGCTACAAGGTTTTCCTTAATTTCAGCAGGGTCCGTATGAGGTTTTGCATCTACATTTTGATATACAGGACATTTTGGAGTATTGATAGTTGTTGCCTTAATAGCAGCTTCTAGTTCTACTCTTGCTGGTTCCATAAGAGGAGAGTGGAATGCTCCACCCACTTTTAGAGGAAGTGCACGTTTTGCTCCAGCTTCTTTCATCAGTTCACAAGCTTTTTCAATACCTGCCATAGAGCCCGAAATGACTACCTGTCCAGGACAGTTATAGTTTGCTGCAATACATACTTCATCTGTAATTGAAGCACAAATCTCTTCTACTTTGTCATCGGGTAGAGCAATAATAGCAGCCATAGTTCCTGGTGCGGCTTCACATGCTTTTTGCATTGCCATAGCACGAGCATATACTAGACGAAGACCATCTTCAAAAGACAGAGCTCCTGCTGCAACTAGTGCAGAGAATTCTCCTAGTGAGTGTCCAGCCGTCATATCTGGGTTAAATTCCCCATCTGCACAAAGAGCAGAAATAACGGAATGAAGAAAAACGGCAGGTTGAGTTACTTTAGTTTGACGTAACTCTTCGTCTGTTCCCGAGAACATAATATCTGTAATACGATATCCTAAAATATCGTTTGCTTTTTCAAAAAGATCTTTTGCTAAAGGAGAATTTTCGTATAGGTCTTTTCCCATACCAACAAATTGTGCTCCTTGACCTGGAAATACAAATGCTTTCATATTTGTTGAATTTTATTTCTTTTATTCGTGCAAATATAAGCCGATTTTATTAGAAAAACATTATAAATGCTCAATATAGTGCAGGTATATAATCGTATATATCTGATTATTAATTGTTTAATTATTGGCGAGTATGCCTTCTACTCTATTGAATATTCCCTCTGTATTTGCTGGCTTTATATTTAGAATATTGCATAGCAACACATATATATCTGTATTCACAAAGTCGGTATGGATGTAGTTTTCCTTAAAACTAGGTCCGTAGGCCCTAAACATAACTTGCATATCTTTGTCTGAAGGGAAGTACCCGTGTGCTCCTTTTTGATTTCGAGGCTGATTTGAAAACTGCCATCCTAGTTCAGGTGCAACTACAATATCTCCTATGCGGTGACTACTTCCATAGGCAAGCTCAGAAGGGATGTCTTCTTTTTTCCATACATGGATATGTGGAGCTTTCTTAAGAGATTGATAAACTGTCTCTCTAAACTCTGGTTTAGTGAAAATCGAGGTTGGAGTTCTACCACTTATAACTTCACACCATTCGGGCTTTAAATATTCATTCATATCTATAAAGCGATCGTTGCTGATGTCTGTCATACCATGATCTGAAGTTACAATTAAGTTTATCCGACTGCTATGAGGAAGTGTAGCAATACGATTCATTAAGTAACCCATCAATTTATCTAGCTTTCGTACCTCATCTTCAACCTCTGTACTCTTGGGTCCAAAGTGGTGTCCCTTTCCATCTGGCTCTTCCATATATAGCATAATAAGCTGTGGCCTTTCTGCTTCAGATTTAGAAAGTAGTTCGATAGCTTTGTCTATTCTTTGCTCAAAGTTGAGACGTGGTGTATTGTCCCATTTGAGATAAAAATCGGGATAAGTTCCTTTGATCTTTACGTCAGAACCCACCCAATAGATACTAGCTGTTTTTATACCTTGCTGTTGAGCTGTTACCCAGATGGGTTCTCCTAAATAAAATTTAGGATCGTAACGAGTACTCTTATCGCCCATGCTATAATTTTGATTAAATTCACTATCCCAAAAAGTGTTATTAATTAGTCCGTTTCGGTTGGGTGTCAGTCCTGTTGCTATTGTATAATGATTGGGAAAAGTTGAGGCAGGATACGAGGGAAGCATAACAGCCGAAACCCCTCTTTGGGCCATTTTGTCCAAAAACGGAGTTTGGTACAATTCTGTATAGTCCCATCGAAAACCATCGAGGGAAACAAGTACAGTATAAATACGTTCGCTAGAGGAAGAATGATCACATGCCCCTAGTATTACAAGGAAGCATAACAGCAGCCAATGATGAACTCTTTTCATATAAATTTGTCTTTTAGATTAGATAATTAGTTACAGCAAAAATAGATGATCAGTATGTATTGTCAAAATTTATTTTATATATAAGGGTAGCAGCAAACTAAAACTTGCTAGCTATTGTTCTAAATTAGCAATTGTAAATTTGAAATATGAATCATTCCCAAAAAATTAATAAAGTTGAAATACGAAATCTTCAAATGGAGGATTACGAACAACTATTTAGATCTTTTTATCGCATTTATGCAGATGGGAGCGATGTCTTTTGGACACGTGAACAAATTAGCAGCCTTATTAAAATGTTTCCCGAAGGGCAAATTGTCATTTTAGTAGATGGCAAAGCTGTGGGTTGCGCCTTAAGTATTATTGTAGATTATGGTTTAGTAAAAGGACAGCATACCTATAGTCAGGTTACAGCCGATGAAACTTTTTCTACCCACAAGCCTGATGGAAATATCTTGTATGGTATTGAAATCTTTGTTCACCCCGATTACAGAGGACTTCGTTTGGCAAGACGTATGTATGATTATCGCAAAGAACTGTGCGAAACGCTCAATCTGAAATCTATTATGTTTGGTGGTAGAATCCCCAATTACCATAAATATGCCGATGAATTACGACCCAAAGAGTATATTCAGAAGGTAAGACAAAAAGATATTTTTGACCCCGTACTTACTTTTCAAATCTCTAATGATTTTCATGTGCGTAGAATTATGACAAACTATCTTCCCAATGATGAAGAATCTTGTCACTATGCTTGTCTTTTACAATGGGATAATATTTACTATCAAGAAGCAACAGAGGAATATATCTATCCTAAATCAACAATTAGGGTGGGGGCTGTGCAATGGCAGATGAGAAACTATAGAGGATTGAGTGAGCTTTTTGAGCAAATAGACTTTTTTGTAGACTCCGTTTCTGCTTATAACTGTGATTTTGTATTATTCCCCGAATACTTTAATGCTCCACTAATGGCAAAATCGAACGACTTGAATGAATCTCAGGCTATTCGTAAACTTGCTGAATATACAGAGGAAATTAGAGATCGATTTATTGAATTAGCTATTAGCCATAATATTAATATTATAACAGGAAGTATGCCCTATAAAAATAGGGATACAGGTAATCTTCTAAATGTAGGTTTTTTGTGTAGAAGAGATGGTACTTATGAGATGTATGAGAAAATACATGTTACTCCCGATGAAGAAAAAAGCTGGGGACTTCGAGGAGGGGATAGAGTAAAAGCTTTTGATACCGATTGTGCTAAAATAGGAGTATTAATCTGTTATGATTCGGAATT is part of the Bacteroides coprosuis DSM 18011 genome and harbors:
- a CDS encoding Nitrilase/cyanide hydratase and apolipoprotein N-acyltransferase (COGs: COG0388 amidohydrolase~InterPro IPR000182:IPR003010~KEGG: bfs:BF2359 putative carbon-nitrogen hydrolase~PFAM: Nitrilase/cyanide hydratase and apolipoprotein N-acyltransferase; GCN5-related N-acetyltransferase (GNAT) domain~SPTR: Hydrolase, carbon-nitrogen family;~IMG reference gene:2504107109~PFAM: Acetyltransferase (GNAT) family; Carbon-nitrogen hydrolase); this translates as MNHSQKINKVEIRNLQMEDYEQLFRSFYRIYADGSDVFWTREQISSLIKMFPEGQIVILVDGKAVGCALSIIVDYGLVKGQHTYSQVTADETFSTHKPDGNILYGIEIFVHPDYRGLRLARRMYDYRKELCETLNLKSIMFGGRIPNYHKYADELRPKEYIQKVRQKDIFDPVLTFQISNDFHVRRIMTNYLPNDEESCHYACLLQWDNIYYQEATEEYIYPKSTIRVGAVQWQMRNYRGLSELFEQIDFFVDSVSAYNCDFVLFPEYFNAPLMAKSNDLNESQAIRKLAEYTEEIRDRFIELAISHNINIITGSMPYKNRDTGNLLNVGFLCRRDGTYEMYEKIHVTPDEEKSWGLRGGDRVKAFDTDCAKIGVLICYDSEFPELSRVLAADGMQILFIPFLTDTQNAYSRVRVCAQARAIENECYVVIAGSVGNLPRVHNMDIQYAQSAVFTPCDFAFPTDGKRAEATPNTEMILITDVDLDLLNKLHSYGSVRNLKNRRRDLYSVNYGNKSI